The following proteins are co-located in the Chaetodon auriga isolate fChaAug3 chromosome 23, fChaAug3.hap1, whole genome shotgun sequence genome:
- the zc3h13 gene encoding zinc finger CCCH domain-containing protein 13 isoform X1 produces the protein MSKIRRKVTVENSKTISDSSSSSSTTTSSTSNPAAPSRRPSVFERLGPSTGSNAADSHCRNWLKTGNCSYGNTCRYTHGTQPRGKGFSFSRSAERPTGDLRERMKNKRQDVDPENLKRDLDEPTSPTVRQRDSSRGRHREKEDIKITKERTPASEEEPTEWETNREDSDIGDYDYELSLEMKRQKIQRELMKLEQENLEKREEIVIKKEEAAAKTRAAAMPKVSPEQLSKDSPSSRKSSGSPKHKSGTKGLGSGKKEKKASVSSPVSESARTSKGSHSKKKGPRTPSPPPPVPLDIPVIGKKHKGKHKNKEKSEEKQKEGKDRGRDTEKHKEKKEKRRDRSDSSHKAKRSVTSEERSGSVSLPSRGTSPSTRKKSTSPKASSHKSHALASPPRRSPSPPRRQRTPTPPRHHSPSSHSGSSAQRHSSSPRRRRSSSPVYHRSSTAQASTSSPQSSRRSRSPPASHDTSSPHRRSDRSSPSRRHSRGRERSRGERERSPPAQERRHERRDESRSKREKDSIRDDRDYDSEQVSSRDARDDRETREARERRDARDRGRETTRDSRDHRDNRDVKDSRESRTETRSSRESLEIRDRERERERDREKDREREKERERERTDTHRKDDPTQDDRSYGRGHGREDGGRAEGRMENRTDRAEKNGRGRGRANETSEKGSNRNSRGSQMDSGHDSWESRSSAVRERSAERSTDRSATERSSERGSDRDRYEGDRRGEPARDSSYDRRGGHGERDRRDNRERGADQRAASPNRHQRRSEESEREERREDRRTDRAEERREDRARDRERERDRERDREREKEKDREREREREKEREKEREAERERAREREREREREREREREEREREREERERERERERKEREREREREREQREQRERERQREWEERERGREERRERREDTRDDRSVRDTRDDRKTSRKRTRVESSPSPRPSPKRGARGLSPADSDGYNSGEDKSERPIGRGQAKLHPQPLLPSPVCPPPSDSSDKHRLLSQVVRPQEPLLRSPLRPAPADEKPGHWKDEERRGAADKREARSRLEDLEPRGERSRGGDRRGEHLVDTSTDSRGRARDHRESTPPPPPLALAAGSDDRAGSQSHEEGKKKTKSQRKGLKKGRKEEEIGGGNSLAGAGDRFNPEPPAGGSTEGPPPLHSPRKGAKKKALERKRKRSREGESDISDEDSSAHQPHSKRKRGPRTPPPSMRPDHRGAGGNSERSPLSKMDNFSDWSDEEVTDRGGGPLETQAPLAPAERAPAEPLRRGGPRMGRDRERCNPPPIAPLIPQDPPMLLQTLTPQPLMSQPLLRKPPPEQTRSSSMGSNQSRASSRRLRSPSNESAHRDDPQGPRSRRGRLQGANSRDRDRERERERERERERDRERERERPLVSDPPGAERKSRIDQLRRGEPSRSTSSDRQDSRSHSSRRSSPDSERQARSRAGSYDSRERERDREPFERERERDRKDLRPQQQQQQQQPLLLQQPLQQQRDWEPEPRDWPSRGREPLLMRPGREPLLRERDMRDRERLLPEGLIQQHERERERERERERERDGRGDRGGDRERERMMMMMDLPPHGDPRAPGRGDLRGEIRGDLRGDMMRQDRGDYEPLLPREAFSPPESEKPINSHHLMGEQRELEKTDSIDGDDEGKEDDGQSVASVGEEYEPISDDELDEILADSQKKEDQQEDEKITGPLDVIDVDWSSLMPKQKHEPRAAGAALLRFTPGAVLLRAGISKRLAGPELLKQVREVCKSELDDPKDADKLFEHDLGALNMAALNRRVERAGLLSNLGPCCKALCARRDFAIRRQLLKNDKGLTKQYPTTPVVDNELLQMSMRLFRRTMAGQASGPERSDGTAAPAAEVAASGSSKLSTAQPEVCVS, from the exons ATGTCCAAGATCAGGCGGAAGGTAACAGTGGAGAATTCAAAAACCatatctgacagcagcagcagcagcagcaccacaaccagcagcaccagcaacCCCGCCGCCCCCTCCCGCCGGCCCAGTGTGTTCGAAAGACTCGGCCCCAGCACTGGGAGTAATGCTGCTGAT agTCACTGTAGAAATTGGCTGAAGACCGGTAATTGCAGCTACGGCAACACTTGTCGCTACACACATGGAACTCAGCCGCGAGGCAAAGGATTTAGCTTTAGTCG GTCAGCTGAGAGACCCACAGGTGACCTGCGGGAGAGGATGAAGAATAAAAGACAGGATGTTGACCCAGAAAACTTGAAGCGAGACCTAGACGAGCCCACATCCCCCACAGTAAGA cagagagactcCTCCAGAGGCCGACACAGGGAGAAGGAGGATATAAAGATCACAAAGGAGCGCACTCCAGCCAGTGAAGAAGAGCCCACAGAGTGGGAAACCAACCGTGAAG ACTCAGATATCGGTGACTACGACTACGAGTTATCCCTAGAGATGAAGCGCCAGAAGATTCAACGCGAGCTGATGAAATTGGAGCAGGAGAATTtggaaaagagggaggaaattGTCATCAAGAAAGAAGAGGCCGCGGCCAAAACAAGAGCCGCTGCCATGCCGAAG GTCTCCCCCGAGCAGCTAAGCAAAGATTCACCCtcatccaggaagtccagtggATCCCCAAAACACAAGAGTGGCACCAAAGGCCTCGGCTCtgggaagaaagagaagaaggcgTCTGTGTCTTCTCCTGTTTCAGAGTCTGCCAG GACTTCAAAAGGGAGCCACAGTAAGAAGAAGGGGCCCCGTACCCCCAGTCCTCCGCCCCCTGTCCCCCTGGACATTCCTGTGATTGGCAAGAAACACAAAGGcaagcacaaaaacaaggagaagtctgaggagaagcagaaggAGGGGAAAGACCGAGGGCGggatacagaaaaacacaaagaaaagaaggagaaacgCAG GGACCGATCAGACAGTTCCCACAAGGCCAAGCGGTCAGTGACATCAGAGGAGCGTTCTGGTAGCGTGTCATTGCCTTCAAGGGGCACTTCACCCTCAACCAGGAAGAAGTCCACCTCTCCTAAAGCTTCGTCCCACAAGTCTCACGCACTGGCGTCTCCTCCTCGGAG gtctccttctcctccacgcCGCCAGCGCACCCCAACTCCTCCACGCCACCACTCCCCTTCCTCCCACTCGGGTTCCTCTGCCCAGCGGCACTCTTCGTCTCCTCGTCGGCGTCGCTCGTCCTCGCCCGTCTACCACCGAAGCTCGACGGCCCaggcctccacctcctcccctcagAGTTCCCGGCGCTCCCGATCACCTCCGGCGTCCCACGACACCTCCTCGCCCCACCGCCGGTCTGACAGGTCGAGCCCCAGCCGGCGGCACTCCAGGGGCCGCGAGAGGAGCCgtggtgaaagagagaggagtcCGCCTGCCCAGGAGCGCAGACACGAGCGCAGAGACG AAAGCCGCAGCAAACGAGAGAAGGACAGCATCCGCGATGACCGGGACTACGACTCTGAACAGGTGTCATCACGGGACGCTCGCGATGACAGGGAGACCAGAGAGGCCCGCGAACGACGGGACGCTCGTGACCGAGGAAGGGAAACAACCAGAGACTCTCGCGACCACCGAGACAACAGGGATGTAAAGGACTccagagagagcaggacagagaccCGCTCCAGCCGAGAGTCGCTGGAGATCCGAGACCGCGAACGGGAACGCGAGAGGGACCgggagaaggacagagagcgggagaaggagagagagagggagaggacggACACTCACAGGAAGGACGACCCTACTCAGGATGACAGGAGTTATGGGAGAGGTCATGGGCGGGAAGATGGGGGGAGAGCTGAAGGAAGGATGGagaacaggacagacagagctgagaaGAACGGACGAGGGAGAGGACGTGCCAATGAAACCTCCGAGAAAG GTTCAAACAGAAACTCTCGGGGCTCCCAAATGGACAGCGGCCACGACAGCTGGGAGTCACGGAGCAGCGCGGTGCGTGAACGCAGCGCGGAGAGGAGCACGGACCGCAGCGCTACCGAAAGAAGCTCCGAGAGGGGTTCAGACCGAGACCGCTACGAGGGcgacaggagaggagagccgGCCCGAGACTCCTCCTAcgacaggagaggaggacatgGAGAGCGGGATcgcagagacaacagagagagaggtgcgG ATCAAAGAGCAGCCTCCCCGAATAGACACCAAAGGAGATCGGAGGAGtctgagagggaggagaggagggaggatcgcaggacagacagagcagaagagagaCGGGAGGACAGGGCCCGCGACcgggagcgagagagagacagggagagggacagggagagagagaaggagaaggacagagagcgagagagggagagggaaaaggagCGAGAGAAGGAGCGGGAGGCCGAGAGGGAGCGGGCCAGggagagggagcgggagagggagcgagagagggagagggagcgcgaggagcgggagagagagagggaggaacgggagagggagagagagcgggagaggaaggagcgggagagggagagggagagagagagggagcaaaggGAGCAACGGGAGCGGGAGAGGCAGCGGGAGTGGGAggagcgggagagagggagagaggagcgacgggagaggagagaggacaccAGGGACGACCGCTCTGTCCGAGACACCCGGGATGATCGCAAGACGAG TCGTAAGAGGACCAGGGTGGAGAGCAGCCCGAGCCCCCGACCCTCACCCAAGCGAGGAGCGCGGGGCctcagtccagcagacagcgaCGGCTACAACAGTGGAGAAGACAAAAGTGAGCGCCCGATTGGCCGAGGGCAGGCCAAGCTCCACCCACAGCCCCTCCTCCCCAGCCCAGTGTGTCCGCCTCCTTCTGACA gtaGCGACAAACATCGTCTGCTGAGCCAGGTGGTGCGGCCCCAGGAGCCCTTGCTGCGCTCTCCACTCAGGCCTGCTCCGGCCGATGAGAAGCCCGGTCACTGGAAGGATGAGGAGCGCAGGGGAGCGGCGGACAAGAGGGAAGCACGCAGCCGCCTTGAGGACCTGGAGCCTCGCGGGGAGCGAAGCAGAGGAGGCGACAGGCGAGGAGAGCACCTTGTGGACACCTCAACTGACTCCCGTGGCAGAGCCAGAGACCATCGAGAATCCacgccgcctcctcctcctttggcCCTCGCTGCTGGCAGCGACGACAGAGCTGGCTCCCAGTCCCACGAGGAGGGCAAAAAGAAGACAAAGTCGCAGAGGAAGGGCTTAAAGAAGGGTcgaaaagaggaagagatcgGCGGCGGCAACAGCTTGGCTGGTGCAGGAGATCGCTTCAACCCCGAGCCCCCAGCTGGCGGTTCTACAGAAGGACCTCCACCCTTACACTCCCCCAGGAAAGGAGCCAAGAAGAAGGCGCTTGAGCGAAAGAGGAAACGGTCACGAGAAGGAGAATCCGATATTTCTGATGAGGATTCATCGGCCCATCAGCCCCATAGTAAGAGAAAGAGGGGTCCCCGGACGCCACCTCCCTCCATGAGGCCTGATCACCGCGGTGCTGGAGGCAACTCAGAGCGGTCTCCGCTGTCCAAAATGGACAACTTCAGTGACTGGTCAGATGAGGAGGTGACAGACCGAGGGGGGGGGCCACTGGAAACACAAGCTCCCCTGGCTCCCGCTGAGAGGGCTCCTGCTGAGCCCCTCAGGAGAGGTGGTCCCAGAATGGGCAGGGACAGGGAGCGGTGCAACCCCCCTCCCATCGCCCCTCTAATCCCCCAGGATCCTCCgatgctgctgcagactctgaCTCCTCAGCCCCTCATGTCCCAACCCCTGCTCCGCAAACCTCCACCAGAGCAGAcgcgcagcagcagcatgggAAGCAACCAGAGCCGCGCATCCTCAAGACGTCTGCGGTCACCCTCCAACGAGTCCGCCCACAGAGACGACCCACAAGGTCCGCGATCCCGCCGGGGCCGGCTGCAGGGCGCCAACTCTCGCGACCGGGAccgagaaagagaaagagagcgagagagggagagggaaagagacagagagcgggagagagaaaGGCCGCTCGTGAGTGATCCTCCAGGGGCCGAGAGGAAGTCTCGGATTGACCAgttgaggagaggagagccCAGTCGCAGCACCTCCTCAG ATCGGCAGGACTCCCGCAGCCACAGCTCCAGACGCAGCTCTCCTGACTCTGAGAGGCAGGCCAGGTCCCGCGCCGGCTCCTACGACAGCCGAGAacgggagagagacagggagccGTTTGAGCGGGAGCGAGAACGAGACCGAAAGGACCTCcggcctcagcagcagcaacagcagcagcagcccctgctcctccagcagcccctacaacagcagagagactgGGAGCCCGAACCCAGGGACTGGCCCAGCAGGGGACGGGAGCCCCTGCTGATGCGTCCCGGCCGCGAGCCTCTCCTGAGGGAGCGAGATATGAGGGACAGGGAACGCCTGCTCCCTGAAGGACTCATCCAGCAGCACGAACGCGAGCGGGAaagggagcgagagagggagcgggagagagacggcagaggtgacagagggggcgatcgagagagggagaggatgatgatgatgatggaccTACCGCCCCACGGCGACCCCAGGGCTCCAGGACGAGGGGACCTGAGAGGCGAAATCAGAGGAGATCTGCGAGGGGACATGATGAGACAGGACCGGGGTGACTATGAGCCTCTGCTGCCAAGAGAGGCCTTCAGCCCTCCAGAGTCAGAGAAACCGATCAACAGTCACCATCTAATGGGAGAGCAGCGGGAGCTGGAGAAGACGGACAGCATTGACG GGGACGATGAGGGGAAAGAGGACGATGGACAGTCGGTCGCATCTGTCGGAGAAGAGTATGAACCAATCAGTGATGATGAGCTGGACGAAATTCTTGCTGACAGCCAGAAGAAAGAGGATCAGCAAGAAGATGAGAAAATTACAG GTCCTCTGGATGTGATTGATGTGGACTGGTCCAGCCTGATGCCCAAACAGAAGCACGAACCACGAGCAGCAGGGGCAGCGTTGCTTCGGTTCACCCCAGGGGCCGTGCTTCTCAGGGCGGGCATCTCCAAGCGACTCGCTGGACCTGAGCTCCTGAAGCAAGTCAGAGAGGTGTGCAAGTCAGAGCTGGACGACCCCAAAG ATGCCGACAAGCTGTTTGAACATGACCTGGGGGCCCTGAATATGGCAGCCCTGAACAGGCGGGTGGAGAGGGCGGGTTTACTGAGCAACCTCGGGCCCTGCTGCAAGGCCCTTTGTGCCCGCAGGGACTTCGCCATCCGCCGGCAGTTGCTAAAAAATGACAAG GGTCTAACCAAGCAGTACCCCACTACCCCCGTCGTAGACAacgagctgctgcagatgaGCATGCGCCTCTTCAGAAGGACCATGGCTGGCCAGGCCTCGGGCCCAGAAAGGTCTGACGGCACGGCAGCCCCAGCAGCCGAGGTCGCTGCCTCTGGTAGTAGTAagctcagcacagcacagcctgAAGTGTGCGTGTCCTGA